The region TGACCCGTAATGGCGACGCCGCTTTTAATCACATAGGCGGCACTAATAGTGGCATCCATTTCACACAAGAACCAAATGCGTTGCTGAGCCAGAGATAATGGCGCTCGGCTCTGATCAGCGCGCGGCGTGATCACTTCGCTGCCACCAGCTTGTGATCGTGTTGTTGATTCAGTCACATCCAACTGCAGGGCATTGACCAAATCACTGAGCACTGGATGCTCGAACAAGGCGCTAAGACCAATCTCTAATCCGTGCAAGCTACGTGCACGGTGCGTCATTTGCACGGCCAGCAGTGAATGACCGCCAAGTTCAAAGAAGTTATCGCTGCGCCCGACTTGGGCCACGTGCAATAGCTCACCCCACAGATCCGCCAGTGCTTGTTCCGCTTTACCCTGTGGTGCTTGATACGCATGACGCACCAGCCCAACGTCGCTAGGCTCAGGCAAGGCGCGGCGATCCAGTTTGCCATTGCTGGTCAGCGGTAAACGCTCTAATGCCATCCAAGCCGCTGGCACCATGTAATTCGGCACTAGGCTGGCAACGTGATCGCGCAGAGCTTCAATCTCAATATCATCACCAACAAAATAGGCCACCAAACGCTGATCACCATTGGCGGTTTTTTGCGCCACGACGGCCGCATCGCGAATATCACCAAAACCACGGACACAGGCTTCAATTTCGCCCAACTCGATCCGAAAACCGCGGATTTTCACTTGATCGTCGTTACGGCCAAGATACTCAATCGAACCATCGGCTAACCAACGCCCTAAGTCACCGGATTTGTACATGCGAGTAAGGCCGTCGTTAACGAACGGATCAAGCAGAAAACGTTCTGCGGTTAACTCAGCGCGATTAAGATAACCGCGCGCCACTCCTGCGCCGCTCACATAGAGCTCACCGGTTACCCCAACAGGTACAGGCTGTTGATGCTCATCCAATAGGTACAAACGCAGATCTTTTAGGCCGCGTCCGATCGGGCTTGCGCCAGTGCGCTGCACATCGTCGGCTGAAAGCGGATAGTAAGTGGTATGCACCGTAGTTTCGGTAATACCGTACATATTGACCAGTTGCGTTGCCCCATTATCAGGGCGAGCATACCAAGGGGCTAAGGCAGAAAGCTCCAAGGCTTCCCCACCAAAAATTACATAACGCAGCGCATGCTGTGCATCGCTTGGGGCAAACGACCGCTGCGCGCTAATCAGTTGACGAAACGCACTTGGCGTTTGGTTCAGCACCGTCACTTTTTCGGCACACAACAGTTGATAGAAGGCTTCAGGTGCTCGTGAAATCAAATGCGGCACTACCACTAAACGACCACCAAACAGCAGCGCGCCCCAAATTTCCCACACCGAGAAATCAAACGCATAAGAGTGAAACAGCGTCCACACATCGTGCTCGTTAAATTGATAGTCCGCTTGGGTTGCTTCCATCAAGCGCAGCACATTGTGATGTTCAACCATCACGCCCTTCGGTTTACCCGTTGAGCCGGAAGTGTAGATGATGTACGCCATGTGCTCAGCCGTCAGACCCATCGCCTCTGCATCGACGTTAGCTTGAGATTCCTGTTGCCATTGCGGCTTATCAAGCAAAGCTAAAGTGGCGTCTTTTGGCAATTCGCCAAGTTTGTCGATGAGCGCAGTGGTGGTGATCACCACCTGCGGCGCGGAATCTTGCAATGAGTATTCCAAACGCTCTTTGGGATAGTTCGGATCAAGCGGGACATAAGCGCCACCGGCTTTCAATGTGGCCAGAATCGCCACCAGTAATTGCTCACTGCGATCTAAGGCAATTGCCACGCGGCTATCCGGGCGAACACCCTGTTTTTGTAACCAGTGCGCCAGTTGGTTAGCTCTGGCATTAAGCTGCGCATAGCTTAAATGAGCCTCACCAAAACTGACTGCAATACGTTGTCCATAGCGGGCTACGCACTGCTCAAAACGCTGATGAATCAGTTGGTTAACCGGCAGAAGCTGCTGATTTTGGTTGAACGTTTGCGTCACCAATTCTCGTTCACTGGCACTGAGCCAATTGACCGCATCGACCGCTTGTTGGTCATTTGCCATCCATTCATTCAGCAGTTGACGCCAACACGCCAGGTAACGCGCCATGGTGTCTGGGCGAAATAGTGCAGCAGCAAAACGTAAATCCCCTTCGATGCAGCCGTTATTCCAGCCAAGAGAGAGAGAAAGGTCAAACTGAGCCTGAGTGTGCTCGCCATGAATATCAAACACTTGGGTGCGGAGATCACCCAATTGCAATTGCGCTGAGTTGGCATCATGCCAAGCGAACATCACTTGAAACAGAGGTGTGTAAGCCAGTGAGCGGTTCGGTTTTAGCTGCTCTACCACCTGATCAAATGGCAAATCTTGATTGGCCTGTGCTGCGATATTGCGTGCTTTGACTTGCGCCAAATAGTCACTCACGCTTTGTCCCTGCGGGTGCGCAATGCGCAGCGCTAACGTGTTGGCGAAAAAGCCAATTAAGCCTTCCGTTTCGCGGCGCGAACGGTTAGCAATCGGCGAGCCAATCACCACCTCTTCTTGCCCAGCCAAACGCGACAACAGGGATGCCCAAGCCGCCAGCATAACCATGTAATCGGTCATGCCGTGCTGCTGGCTAAACTGATGCAGTTGCGCGGAAAACTCAGCATCAAACGCCACCGGCAAGCGACCACCTTGGTAACTCTGTTTTTCTGGACGAGGAAAATCGGTCGCAAGCAACAGTTGCTCTGGCGCACCGGTTAAGGTGTCGCGCCAAAATTCACTCTGTTTCTGTGCTGCCGCACTTTGTAACCATTCACGTTGCCATACCGCATAGTCCGCGTATTGACACGCCAGTTCCGGTAAGGCTGGGTGCTCGGTGTTGCTTGTCGCTGCTTGCGCATAGAGAGAGCTCAACTCTTGAAAGACAATGCCCAACGACCAACCATCGGCAATCGCGTGGTGCATGCACAAAAACAGCACAGGGTCGCCAGTCGGCGTGGATAACAAAGCGGCGCGAATCAAACGACCATGCTGTAAATCAAACGGTTGCTGTTCACGACGGGCAATCTCATCTAATAGCGCTTGCTCATCCGCGCAATAGAGCCGCTCAAACGGCATGCCACTGTCGCTTGGCAAAATATGCTGAACCGGCGCTTCGCCCTGTTCAGGGAATTGAGTGCGCAGCACTTCGTGGCGCGCGACCAGTTGGTTCAGCGCTTGGCTTAACGCCGCTTCGTTGAGTGCACCTTGCACAGTCACAGCGCCACTGATGTGGTAAGCCGACGAAGCGGCTGGGTTCAGTTTTTCAATAAACCACAATCGCTGCTGTGAGAAAGAGAGCGGTAACGGTTGCTCACGACTGACGGCAGTAATGGATTGTCCTATGGCGCTTTGGTCGGCTGAGGATGATGTTTTTTTACCAGCGACAGCGCGTTTTTGCATCATCTGCATCAACGCGGCCAGTTTCTTATCTTGAGGAGTATTCATATTTGTTATTCAGGGGGCTTGCGCCCCCTTTATCCCTATTCGTTATCGGCTAACTGAGCTAACACAAGGTCAAGTTCGGATTCGTCATAGCCAGCAGCAAGTGCCATGGCTTTGAGTTCTTCCATGTCGATATCGGCCATGCTTTGCTGTAACAGATGCTGCGCCAAAGTGCTTAATTCTGGCATCGCAAACAGGTCGCTAATGGCGAGTTCGATTTGGAATGCATCGCGGATGCGGGTAATCAATTTCACGGCGAGTAGTGAATGGCCGCCCAATTCAAAGAAGTTGTCGCTGCGACCGACACGTGCCACGCCAAGCAGTTCTTGCCATAACTCGGCTAGCTGCTCTTCCACTTCCCCTTGCGGAGCTTGGTAATCTTGCGTAACAAACGCCTCTGGCTCGGGCTGCGGCAGGGCTTTGCGATCGATTTTACCGTTCGCTGTGAGTGGTAAACGGCTCAATACCACATAGGCGACAGGCACCATGTATTGTGGCAATTGCGCCGCCAATTCCATCCGTAGATCGCTCGGTTCGACCGCGCCGACCACATAAGCGACCAAGCGTTTATCCCCCGCTTTGGTGCTTTGTGCCACAACCACAGATTCCACCACGCCTGCACAGCGTTTTAACGCCACTTCAATCTCACCCAGTTCAATGCGAAAACCGCGGATCTTGATTTGATCGTCGTTACGTCCTTGATATTCCAAGGTGCCATCGGGTAGCCAGCGGGCTAAATCGCCTGTGCGATACATTCGCGCGCCACTGTGAGCACTGAATGGATCCGCCATAAATCGTTCTTGAGTGAGATCTGGACGATTAAGATAGCCGCGCGCGACACCTAATCCGCCGATGTAAAGTTCACCGGTCACGCCACGTGGCACCAATTGCCCATGCGCATCAAGAAGATAGATTTGTGTATTGGTGATTCCGCGACCGATGTGCAGCTCATTACCGCTAATCACACCCGATGTTGCAACCACGGTGGTTTCCGTTGGACCGTAGTTATTCACCAGCTGATAAGGCGCGTTGGCATGAGGTCGACGAGTCAGCTTATCGCCCCCGACCAGTAAGGTTTTGAGCGTATTAGGATGCACACCACGAGCAAAGGAGAGCTCTGCCACTGGGGTCGACAAAAAGCCCACTTTGATTGGCTGCTCAACCCACCATGTCAATAGCTGCTCAGGATCGCGACTAACAGCAAGGCTTGGCAAGGTCAAATAAGCGCCCGCACATAGTGGTGGCCATATTTCCCATACAGCGGCATCAAAGCCCAGCCCAGCCACACTGGAAACACAATCCCCCGCGCCAATATTGAACGCATGGTTGTGCCATTCAATCAGGTTAACTAAG is a window of Vibrio porteresiae DSM 19223 DNA encoding:
- a CDS encoding non-ribosomal peptide synthetase, producing the protein MNTPQDKKLAALMQMMQKRAVAGKKTSSSADQSAIGQSITAVSREQPLPLSFSQQRLWFIEKLNPAASSAYHISGAVTVQGALNEAALSQALNQLVARHEVLRTQFPEQGEAPVQHILPSDSGMPFERLYCADEQALLDEIARREQQPFDLQHGRLIRAALLSTPTGDPVLFLCMHHAIADGWSLGIVFQELSSLYAQAATSNTEHPALPELACQYADYAVWQREWLQSAAAQKQSEFWRDTLTGAPEQLLLATDFPRPEKQSYQGGRLPVAFDAEFSAQLHQFSQQHGMTDYMVMLAAWASLLSRLAGQEEVVIGSPIANRSRRETEGLIGFFANTLALRIAHPQGQSVSDYLAQVKARNIAAQANQDLPFDQVVEQLKPNRSLAYTPLFQVMFAWHDANSAQLQLGDLRTQVFDIHGEHTQAQFDLSLSLGWNNGCIEGDLRFAAALFRPDTMARYLACWRQLLNEWMANDQQAVDAVNWLSASERELVTQTFNQNQQLLPVNQLIHQRFEQCVARYGQRIAVSFGEAHLSYAQLNARANQLAHWLQKQGVRPDSRVAIALDRSEQLLVAILATLKAGGAYVPLDPNYPKERLEYSLQDSAPQVVITTTALIDKLGELPKDATLALLDKPQWQQESQANVDAEAMGLTAEHMAYIIYTSGSTGKPKGVMVEHHNVLRLMEATQADYQFNEHDVWTLFHSYAFDFSVWEIWGALLFGGRLVVVPHLISRAPEAFYQLLCAEKVTVLNQTPSAFRQLISAQRSFAPSDAQHALRYVIFGGEALELSALAPWYARPDNGATQLVNMYGITETTVHTTYYPLSADDVQRTGASPIGRGLKDLRLYLLDEHQQPVPVGVTGELYVSGAGVARGYLNRAELTAERFLLDPFVNDGLTRMYKSGDLGRWLADGSIEYLGRNDDQVKIRGFRIELGEIEACVRGFGDIRDAAVVAQKTANGDQRLVAYFVGDDIEIEALRDHVASLVPNYMVPAAWMALERLPLTSNGKLDRRALPEPSDVGLVRHAYQAPQGKAEQALADLWGELLHVAQVGRSDNFFELGGHSLLAVQMTHRARSLHGLEIGLSALFEHPVLSDLVNALQLDVTESTTRSQAGGSEVITPRADQSRAPLSLAQQRIWFLCEMDATISAAYVIKSGVAITGQLDIAALEAALDALYLRHDSLRTRFGSVSGVAYQEVDTQRQTFPLIITQGSAEFAPRFDLATGHLVAAQLCTLDATHHELRIAMHHIIADGWSMANFIAELSALYAAHVQHQAANLPELTINYGDFAAWQHSDAMQETLAQQQAYWVKQLAAYPHYLDLPTDHPRPEKQDFAGASCPVALDAALTARLNQFAREQGCTLYMVLLAAWSTVMARVAHQDEVIIGTPIAGRSSAQTEALLGMFVNTQPMCVTIDSAITTQQLLAQVKATALNAQEHQDLPFERMVEAVAPERNPAHSPIYQVMFALQNMPQASAVLKGLTLEVLNEPVTTAQCDLSLLVSEEQGELRGQLNYATALFAPARIERLIGYWQTVLQGMLAAPHTPITALPMLGSVEREQVLYQYNQTTHEFGRAISIAQRFENVANRYPDAIALVEEETRLTYQTLNVLANQLAHRLLQRGIHTGDTVAVCMERSIELVIAELAIVKCGAVYVPMDINAPLDRQQFIVSDSRARLLLVAEQPADKTQPLPSAELAIDHLVVSRQLSAQSAGNFANVATAISGDAPAYIMYTSGSTGQPKGVVVPHRAISRLVLNNGYLEFSSHDRVALAANPAFDATTMEIWGPLLNGAAVVVISKERLLNPDALADHLVEQGVSVLWLTVGLFNQYASALGKAFAQLRYLMVGGDVLDPHTIRDVLTQHAPKHLLNGYGPTETTTFALTHEITQVTDVNRSIPLGKPIGNTQVYLLDELQNPVPMGSVGEIVIAGEGVALEYLGQPELTKQRFLLNPFSQQPGARMYRSGDLGRRLADGTIEFLGRNDFQVKIRGYRIELGEIEAALQALPEIDDAIVIAQGESAANKRLIAYFTKTSHQALTSNQLKVALQQHLPAYMVPSAFVELSQLPLTANGKVDRKALPEADDNALAHHEYQAPKGALEQQLAAIWCELLATPQVGRDDHFFELGGHSLLAVQLISRVKTQTAIPLTIADLFDHPTLKALATRMALIKLSAFKQKDLAAAAQKLFKGKING